The Arachis hypogaea cultivar Tifrunner chromosome 19, arahy.Tifrunner.gnm2.J5K5, whole genome shotgun sequence genome has a window encoding:
- the LOC112775548 gene encoding uncharacterized protein isoform X1, translating into MTPSTPHDHEHRGPCYILSVGWLCIFSKRILGEKASTLTTANLKAFVSKTKKKEKEGLSTNVRESDIVFDCSTADGSLKRKRGDGSLRALDLTGVKEDARAFTAEEICSAHESQVMLHGYRDGPERSLWSTGYPFMVVSDEFAQVDSDVKIIHEAGKTGVARYLQVIGARLMSIGRTSELDSILEGDNVAAIKKLKASLQEKDEKVLKLRNELKATREIKRGRY; encoded by the exons ATGACTCCTTCCACTCCGCATGATCATGAGCACCGAGGACCGTGCTACATCTTAAGTGTGGGGTGGTTGTGTATCTTCAGCAAGCGCATTTTAG GTGAGAAGGCTTCTACTCTTACTACCGCTAATTTAAAGGCATTTGTTTCAAAgactaagaagaaagaaaaggaaggctTGTCAACAAATGTGAGGGAAAGCGATATTGTTTTTGATTGTTCAACTGCTGATGGTAGTCTGAAAAGAAAAAGGGGTGATGGGTCGTTGAGAGCTCTTGATCTTACTGGTGTTAAGGAAGATGCTAGGGCATTCACTGCGGAGGAGATTTGTTCGGCTCATGAGAGCCAGGTGATGCTTCACGGCTATAGAGATGGTCCTGAACGATCGCTGTGGTCTACTGGTTATCCCTTCATGGTCGTTTCGGACGAATTTGCCCAGGTTGATTCTGACGTAAAGATCATTCATGAGGCTGGAAAAACTGGCGTGGCCCGGTATTTGCAG GTCATTGGGGCTCGGTTGATGTCCATTGGGAGGACCTCCGAGTTAGATTCTATTTTGGAAGGTGATAATGTTGCTGCCATAAAAAAGCTGAAGGCTTCTTTGCAGGAAAAAGATGAGAAGGTATTAAAACTAAGGAATGAGTTGAAGGCTACGAGAGAAATTAAAAGAGGCAGGTACTGA
- the LOC112775548 gene encoding uncharacterized protein isoform X2: MSKKGEKASTLTTANLKAFVSKTKKKEKEGLSTNVRESDIVFDCSTADGSLKRKRGDGSLRALDLTGVKEDARAFTAEEICSAHESQVMLHGYRDGPERSLWSTGYPFMVVSDEFAQVDSDVKIIHEAGKTGVARYLQVIGARLMSIGRTSELDSILEGDNVAAIKKLKASLQEKDEKVLKLRNELKATREIKRGRY; encoded by the exons ATGAGTAAGAAAG GTGAGAAGGCTTCTACTCTTACTACCGCTAATTTAAAGGCATTTGTTTCAAAgactaagaagaaagaaaaggaaggctTGTCAACAAATGTGAGGGAAAGCGATATTGTTTTTGATTGTTCAACTGCTGATGGTAGTCTGAAAAGAAAAAGGGGTGATGGGTCGTTGAGAGCTCTTGATCTTACTGGTGTTAAGGAAGATGCTAGGGCATTCACTGCGGAGGAGATTTGTTCGGCTCATGAGAGCCAGGTGATGCTTCACGGCTATAGAGATGGTCCTGAACGATCGCTGTGGTCTACTGGTTATCCCTTCATGGTCGTTTCGGACGAATTTGCCCAGGTTGATTCTGACGTAAAGATCATTCATGAGGCTGGAAAAACTGGCGTGGCCCGGTATTTGCAG GTCATTGGGGCTCGGTTGATGTCCATTGGGAGGACCTCCGAGTTAGATTCTATTTTGGAAGGTGATAATGTTGCTGCCATAAAAAAGCTGAAGGCTTCTTTGCAGGAAAAAGATGAGAAGGTATTAAAACTAAGGAATGAGTTGAAGGCTACGAGAGAAATTAAAAGAGGCAGGTACTGA